The Salvelinus sp. IW2-2015 linkage group LG32, ASM291031v2, whole genome shotgun sequence genome includes the window tcaaGTACAGTAcctgttttaaatgtcctgcattgcaggaaagttctcctgcaacagggggaTCAAATtcagatcttacatctgtagagTGAAACTGAAGGTGTTtctcacccttttccttgatgacagctttgcacactcttggcattctctcaagtgtgctttgttaaaagtacatttttggatttttttcttcttaatgcgtttgagccaatcatttgtgttgtgacaaggtaggggtggtatacagaagatagtcctatttggtaaaagaccaagtccatattatggcaagaacagctcaaataagcaaagagaaacaacagtccattattactttaagacatgatggtcagtcaatacggacaatgtcaagaactttgaaagtgcagtcgcaaaaaccatcaagagctatgatgaaacttgctctcatgaggaccgccacaggaaaggaagacccagagttacctctactgtagaggataagttcattagagttaccagcctcagaaatcagtaattaactgcacctcagattgctcctcgcagagttcaagtaacagacatctcaacatcaactgttcagaagagactgtgtgaatcaggccttcatggttgaattgctggaaagaaaacactactaatggacaccaataagaagaggaaacttgcttgggccaagaaacacgatcaatggacattagaccggtggaaatctgtccttaagtctgatgagtccaaatttgagatttttggttcttttgtctttgtgagacgcagagtaggtgaacggattatctctgcatgtgtggttcccaccatgaagcttggaggaggtggtgtgatggtgtgggggtgctttgctggtgacactgtctgtgatttatttagaattcaaggcacacttaaccaacatggctaccacagcattctgcagcgataagccatcccatctggtttacgcttagtgggtctattgtttgtttttcaagaggacaatgacccaaaacacacctccaggctgtgtaagggctatttgaccaagaaggagagtgatggagtgctgcatcagatgacctggcctccacaatcacctgacctcaacccaattgacatggtttgggatgagttggaccaaagagtgaaggaaaagcagccagcaagtgctcagcatatgtgggaactctttcaagacagcattcctcatgaagctggttgagagaatgccaagagtgtgcaaagctgtcatcaaggcaaatggttgctacttcgaagaatctaaaaACACTTTTTagtttattacatgattccatacgtgatatttcatagttttgatgtcttcactattattctacagtgtaggaaatagttaaaaaaataaagaaaaacccttgaatttgtgtgtccaaactttgactggtactgtatataatttctTATATGCAAAGacgattaaatcaagaatagtctgatgggtgacaatattagcttatcacttgtgaatgatatattatcacttgtgaatgatgcccagtttAAGGCAAGAAAGAGTACATTCCTTTTTTCtgcgattaaaaaaataaatcatagtcgcacacctcatgtagcctagcccataggtttgtattacaactaaagtggccaaataacttcgcaaaattaagcacattaatccgcaccgagtgagtttcaagtttggggaagataattttcataaacatttttaaaaaacattaaaatgcacctttataataaaagcattacatgcataatcgcatttgaggtcacttttgagaatggtgttttcctgctaatggaacatttgcgcttatacccacaactgtcccagactatgcttggaatatttatttcttgcacagaatagagtaggtcaacttttgtacaatgggggatagtagattgacataggctagtgcttttgctgtttgttaggcccactcatcttgttggctgacgaaaagtaaatgtggacagttcttccaatatcttcatgcgccttggaattggataaggaagCTTGCAGTTGCATcctcgatgtgtctgtcttcacttgcagcctgtgagaaagacccgatcacatgaTGGATagtcatgtgagtgagaggtgcttcgtaGCACGCAGCTTGAGAAGGGAAttctaattattatattcagcccaagggcacaacggccgctggccgcaaaaggcatggatttattTAGGGGGcgttacggccacacaaaggggatgctgctGGGAAATTCGatgcattatcaagtgcttgtcaaattgtgaatgagagactgatgaattgtgtacagcctgtgcaaaagAAAACAAAGCAGAGATCATGCcgttcatgcaacttttttcaaatcatcattagagtcgcatcatgcagccttagaatgtattacacatataaacatatagcccaatgtttgtatcacaaccaAAGTTACATAAATATCTCTAAATtcagcatataggaggacctatttctttgttaaccccTCAACACAGAGTAGCCGCACGCAGCGCTCCCTCAAataatttggagaaaatataattGATCTTTTTCTCAGCTATGTTCATTTTactcagctatgttcaattgtattctgcatactataaaataatatgaaataatgccaaatcttgtctgctaaatgaactagtgtagcccatagccatatggcatagcctgatcagggcctaacataaggacaactcagagtatgctattctgttcttctgaaatagactacattttcttcatatcatgtacctttaaaataaataatggatgtattgtgatggtgtaggctatattacatggacttTTTAAAATGCAGTTATTCCAGGTTTGCATCactggcttgtaggctatgcgtggagatgctaaatgtgtttatgttaattaatggtcaattaccgtcaattaacagttatttgcttgacaatcacaggccgacaacatttcatgaccgccacagccctatctactgccaatgtttgtctatgtctatgcagccagcagcataccaccctgcataccactgttggcttgcttctgaagctaagcagggtcggtcctggtcagtccctggatgggagaccagatgctgctggaagtggtgttggagggccagtaggaggcactctttcctctggtctgaaaaatatcccaatgccccagggcagtgattggggacactgccctgtgtagggtgccgtctttcggatgggacgttaaacgggtgtcctgactctctgaggtcattaaagatcccatggcacttatcgtaagagtaggggtgttaaccccggtgtcctggctaaattcccaatctggccctcaaaccatcatggtcacctaataatccccagtttataattggctcattcatccccctcctctcccctgtaactattccccaggtcgttgctgcaaatgagaacgtgttctcagtcaacttacctggtaaaataacggtaaaataaaataaaaaaaaataaaaaaaatgtcgattgcatggctgtgtgctcgatgtttatacacctgtcagcaacgagtgtggctgaaatagccgaatccactaatttgaaggggtgtccacatacttttgccatGTGTAGCTAGTCCTCTAAGAAAATGAATGGTCCAtacctcatgtctctatcataatctgtTCAAAAGTTATTGGAGTTTTACCCTTGTATGATGGCCAAAATTtgtgtgactaaatcaatggaggccagagataaaaagtggtaaaaaataagaaaaaattgcACAGCATCGCATCAGAtaggctggatgctgtgcgagaatttatgcagcaggttaggtgCTCCGTTTCGCATAGTTTGATATGGACTCATACTCCGACCCTCCTGTGATCCAATGTGCGTGTTCGGAGCACGGTAATATGCATATTGAAAaactccctgtgtgtgtgagggagagaccgATTTTGGCTCGCAGCCCAGGGCTTTGAACTCACAAAAGTTCAAAGAGACAGACTTCTGTCTAGACTCCAAATATCGCGCCTTTACACTGTTTCCATGCAAAAGAGGAAACTTTGGCGTCACCACTTTTTTGGCAGACGCCCATAGCCTCACACGATGTCTATAGACAACTTAAATTAACACATTTCAATAAGCCATAGCCTTCTATAGATATAATCATGATGAcgttaaattatttaaaaaactccTGCAAAAATGTTTGTTTATAAGTCCTGGCTTCAGGCAAAGCTGTACAGCTGCACACATATTGTCAGAGGTGTCAAGTCATATACTGAATATAatataagtaatttagcagatgcttttatccaaagtgacttagtcatgcatgcTACATATGGGTgttcccgggaatcaaacccactattgtggggttgcaagcgccatgctctatcaactgagctacAGATCCTATTCAGAGCTAACTCTATTCTTTCTAGTGACTCACAAGGACTCCCAAGCATTGTGCttggaatgtaatgttaattaatAGCATGTGTGTGGGTGAGTATGTGTAAGGTACAGTAGAGTAGTGGGCCTGCTCTATTCCGTGCTGTTGGTGGTCCTGTTGAGGTTTACATATGAGGGCTGGAGGATGGTGTTGAGGGGACGATGGGGTGGGCTATGTTATGGGGTGGTCCTCTCTCTGATCCTAGGTGGTAGAACTACTGTATGATGAAGCCTGTGTGGCCCCATGCCTTGGAGTTACTGCAGGGGGATGGGGGTGCCCTCCCAAAGTCAATTaggatggtggtggtgttggttggCGTCAGATTAGAGGCTTGCCAACCTGACTCACTTGGGCAGGTCTGAAAACTCCCTTTCACTACAGGCTGGTTGAACTGGTCTTTCGAAGCCACAGAAGAGTTTCTATGGTTCGGGGGCGACAGTTAATTCAGGTACCATCACAGTATCCAAGACCAGCTTACCTCTGCTACACACAGTCATTTGGTAAGCTGGTCCTGTATACCATATTATGTTCTTTGTAAGCATGCACTGTGAACTTCTACGAGTTTCAGGTTGAATTTAAATATTGCCAAGTGACAGCCAACATCAACTGACTgcagctctatcagaatcagCAGAACCCTGTTCGACCTAGGTAATGCAAGCACTGTCTTCCTTTAGGAACAGCAGAACACAATTAGCTAAACTGCTCTGGCCTACATTTCCTTCTTTCAAAGAACAGGAAATAAATATCTGGTCGCTGTTTACTGCTTCCAGGAGGGGTCTTTACTTTCGCCAGTGATACCCTAACGGTGTTCTTTAACTTGTTGACTGTGAACAGGTTGCTCTTTTCATTGTGGCAGTATTTTCCCTGCTCTGAATATTACACAATGAATCTCTCATCATGGTTTCTAAGGGGACCAAGGATGCTGGAGTAATTGATTTTTACAAGGAAGAGCTAGTCATTTATTACCAGAATATGTAAAAATATGTTATCACACTTTTGTCCGAGGAGGATGTAACATACTTTTTTCCTCAGGTCATTGAGTGTTCAGCTCTGTTAGCTTGTGTCATTATGTCAGTTAAACACCAGGAAATGACCCACCAAAAACATTAGGTGGGAAAAGGGAGTTTTTACCCTTCAGAAATTTCGGCCAGAAGAGTCTCCGGAAGAGTTAATAAGAAACAAAACggcattgtttttttgttgtttgagATTGATTTAGCTTCACTGGCATCCAGGGTTGGCAGAGATTGAACTTGTGGCACTGACTTTTACATTAGTTGTATTGTACACGGAAAGCTAAATCAAGAAAGTAATTGAAAGTATCTGACATATTGATTGCAGCAACAAAGCTTTGAAGCTCTATCATTATTGTCTCCCACTTTTTCCAATTAGCTATTTTTGCTCTGGAGCGTCATGCTTTAATCAGTCATGCCAGGAAACAAGAGACCTCCCTCCTTCCTGGACACTAAGACAGATACAGTGGACTCCTGTTGTAGCATCAAAGCCGTCAGAAGGGACCACATCCTGTTGGGCACAGGGGTCAAACAGAACTACCCAATCACTCTAACCAATGGAGGAACAGGAGAGCTTGACTCCCAGCTCTGGCCCTGTGCACACTTTTGTATTTTGATTGTTAAGTTGTGTGTATTTGCATTCAAATCCTTTACTTATTCTAAGCATTTCTTTACAAACTCTCCTATGACATTCTGAAGACTCCACTGATTGCAGACATTAGGTCTTACATTTCAGTCTGCAGTAATTCCTCGACTGTGTGTTTGGAATATGAACATACTGTAGGACTGTTAACATTGGATGCGGATTGGCTTGGTTGAGGATCTGAGTAACACCAATGGTCTCAGCTTATAGGGCATTTGGAATGAGGCagaccttttttttttatggaagtaGCGGTCCATTTATGCGGGCTTCTTTATTGCACATGTGATGCTTCGGTTTATTACACAATATATTCTGACGAAAGGTTTCCTGTCTCTGGCAGTAAAAGataaagtgtggtgtgtgtgtgtgtgtgggagggagggagggagggagagggagtgaaaaAGACACCGAAACCAGAGATCCCAGGAAACCGAGTAGAGGATGTGTCCAGGCATGTTCCCATCGTCCCTGTAAATGATTATCAGGAAGTGGAATTATAGCTCAGAGAGAATGTCTCCTCCAACCAACTGTGAACTTCACCCCACTGTTCATGACCACTCAGGACTATACTCTCTACTTTAAACCCGCTGCTCTACTTTGGTGCACTTAAACTACCTTCTCTTATGTAAAGGGTTATctttttgctcagtttggcagttTCCACCACCTTACTTTGGGGCAGCTGCTCTAGGCTCGgatgtgtgcgtgtatgtttgtCTTAACTGTTTGTACTACCGACTCTGGCGTCGTGTGTCTCTGTGCACAATGAGGAAGCCCTTGTGATGTTATTTATGGGGAAAAGCCTAAGAAGAGAAAGTGTGTGAGCAGAAGCCATTAACCCTCATGTTTAGCCTTGTTGCATACAGCTGCAGTGCCTCTTTAATGTCTCTCCTACCACTAAAAACATGGTTATATCATGCAAAGACATAATGGAGAACTGATTGACATCACGCTTTGTTGACACAACAGTAACCATCTCACTGTGCTCTTTCGTTCTATTATTTGTTTACTGTTATGGTCCCTTCTCTGACATATGATTGCTTTGTTATGACATGCTCTACCGTACGGTGATTTTTCAAGCGGCTGGCAAAGTGTCATAACTGCTTCTCATGTGTCAAAGATGTGTTGGGTCTTTACCGTCAGATAGTAGGATGCATGTCTGGGGCAAGATGGAGGGGGGAAATGTTCTGTCCCAATGCTTGCTTTAAAGAGAGTGGTCATGCTTTTAATGAAATGATTGCAGGTTGATTTAGGGCCCTATTCAATCCATATAGCAGAGGTCCAGCACTAAAGCccaattgaaatttaaaggcaatgttcccgcgttcagGGTAAACGCTGCATACATCGATTCAAgcagaaattacctttacattccTATCGCGCAATCTGTCATGCTTCAGCCATACAGATTGAAAAGAGCCCTtaatctgtttgtttgttttttttgcaggttttcccccCAAGATTCAATAAGGTTTGATTTCAAGTCTTTGTCTAGGTAAGTGTCGTCCAATTTGTCTATATATTTGCTGTACTTTTGCCATATTTGTGTTCTTTCATTAAACAATCTATTCCATGAGGCACTTTTGTTATACTTAATGCATATAGTGGTGTGGAGGCCAAGATGTCATCGACGATGCCAAGCTCTAACAACATAGCCCAAGCCAGGAGGACAGTACAACAGCTGATGATAGAGGCCAGTATTGAGAGGATAAAGGTATGGTATGCTGAAAGTTAGACTGAGTAGAAAGCAGTGttgagtaacaattaagtacgTTTTCTGGTCCTTACCTAAATGTCTCCCTAAATGGACACCAACTTGCAGCTAAGGATGATCTGTTGTCAGTGAGTGTCTGCGCGTGCATGTGGgatgggtgtgcatgtgtgtatgagtgagaCTCCTGTGTCAGCAGAAACCCTCCCATTCACActctcatgtctctctgtcctgtaggtATCCAAGGCCTCGGCGGACCTCATGCACTACTGTGGCGAACACGCCAAGTACGACCCTCTGCTCATGGGCATCCCTGCCTCAGAGAACCCCTTCAAGGACAAAAAGCCCTGCGCTATATTGTAGTGAAGGCCTTTTTATTTATCTGTTTGCTTCTTAATGTTGCCTGTATTTTATTATCCGGGGAGAATTGTGATCTAAACCACTACTCATCCATCAACCTTGCCTTAAAGCCTGTAACGTTACCCTTTAATGAAAATGCTGTATTTTATCACTCAATTTGAACTTGCCATAgttacatacataacatacagtaaACGGTtagaatatacactaccattcaaaagtttggggtcacttagaaatggtccattaaaataacatcaaattgatctgaaatacagtggagacattgttaatgttgtaaatgaccattgtagctggaaacggcagattttttatggaatatctacataggcgtacagaggcccattatcagcaaccatcagtcctgtgttccaatggcacgttgtgttagctaatccaagtgtatcattttaaaaggctaattgatcattagaaaacccttttgcaattatgttagcacagctgaaaactcttgttttgattaaagaagcaataatactggccttagactagttgagtatctggagcatcagcatttgtgggtttgattataggctcaaaatggccagaaacaaagaacgttcatctgaaactcgtcagtctattcttgttctgagaaatgaaggctattccatgtgagaaattgccaagaaactgaagatcttgtacaacgctgtgtactactcccttcacagaacagagcaaactggctctaaccagaatagaaagaggagtgggaggccccggtgcacagcatggtgtttatacttgcgtactattgtttgtacagatgaacgtggtaccttcaggcgatttggaaattgctcccaaggatgaacctgacttgtggaggtctacaattttttttctgaggtcttggctgatttctttaaattttcccatgatgtcaagcaaagaggcactgactttgaaggtaggccttgaaatacatccataggtacacctccaattgactcaaatgatgtcaattagcctgtcagaagcttctaaagccatgacatcattttatggaatttcccaagctgtttaaaggcacagtcaacttagtgtatgtaaacttctgacccactggaattgtgatacagtgaattataagtgaaataatctgtttgtaaacaattgttggaaaaaatgtcttgtgtcatgcacaaagtagatgtcctaaccgacttgccaaaactatagtttgttaacaagaaatttgtggagtggttgaaaaacgagttttaatgactccaacctaagtgtatgtaaacttacgacttcaactgtagatattccataaaaaatcagccttttccagccacaatagtcatttataacattaacaatgtctacactgtatttctgatcaatttgatgttattgtaatggacaaaatAATTGCTTTTTTTTCTAAAACGAggcaatttctaagtgaccccaaacttttgaatggtagtgtacgttGGGACATTGACTGTTAGTGTCTGTCTGATTTAGCTCAGTGGATTTAGCCGTGGTTTCCATCCATCCCTTTAACAAGTCTGTAATTTGTCTTCAATCGTATCTGCTGTCATGTGTGTTACAATGACCGTATATAATGTATTTCAGGCTTTGGAGTCATGGTTGGGACATTTGACTTTATTATCTTCTCCCCATTGACTCATgctgtttattaataacttccTGGTTTAGCAGGGAGTCACCTGGGTTGTCAGTGACCAATGGAGGAAGTAGACATCATCAGAGCCTTCTATTAATGTAAAGAGCAGAAGTGTTTGGTTAGTGCAGAGCATATGTCAACTCAATGCCAATTGTCGGATAGGAAACTGCAATGTAATGCTGAGGCAGGTCATTCACCTAGACAACCTTAGTATACAGCACTCCTCCCAGCCATTTAAACCAGGTGTTACATAACCTAACACTGTGAGCCAAGTCGCCTTACGTATTATTTATGATCGAGATCATATAATTAATGTATAGTTTGGTATTTTAAAGAGGAGTTTCAGGTACAAGTATTCCGTTGGGAGAGACCATAGAAGATGCATCAGCTGGGCATGTGGGTTGTAATTAACAATGTAACAAATGATTTTCACTCCAACCACGTGCACTATATCATGTATTCAAGGCTGACCCCGAAGTCCAGAGATAAGTGTCCTGTTGAACAGTAAAGAATAGAATGTGCTGTATGTCCTGTCGTTCAGCTGTTGGGAACATGTCCCCCGTGACAAATCTAGATGAAATGAACCAGCTGTATCTGTGTGGTTAGCACCTATGGGCTGGAAAGTGCAATTATTTTTGGGAACGATGAATCTTTCTGTGCTGAATTGCAGTCATTTCTAACTGAATCGTGCCATCGTTATGTCTACACCTTGTCACTAGTAAAAGGGAAACGAAAACATGTCTGATTGTACTTACTTGGTGCTACTGTTTGTATTTTTGGTGTTAGCCTCCCTCCTCTAAAAGGTACTTCATTAGACATAAAGGTCTTGAAATCAGAGACAAGGAAACCCAGCAATCCATTAAGAATTCTTCAGCGATGACAAGTGTATCTCGACTAAGTTTCTCTCTAACAATGGGTTTTATTGCCATAAACTTAGTACGCTACCGTTAATTTGTGTGCCATCACCAGATAATTCTGATTCAACCAGCATCCCAGAAATGGCCTTAATGTACCTTTGGGAGACTCTTATGCGACCCTTGTGAATCTGGTGGATTAAAGACATCTGTATGTggctttgttctctctctgccgTAGTACAGTCGTTCCTACTGTTATTAAACATGGTTTTATTATTGCACCTTGTTTTGTCTGCTCTGCTTCTTTTAAGTCGTCCTCTTTGTTACTTTCTCGCGTTACATGCTAGCTTCCCTCACGGAAGTATTTTTTCATTGTTAGTCTGATGATGTGTACTACCTAATGTGCAAGAGTACATTGTGCCCATCACGTTAAGATAATCTAACAATGAATCTCAGAAAGCATGATATTAAAATGTAGCATCCAATGTCACTCTGATCAGAAGGGAATAACGAACAAATTCAAAGGGGATGCAGACCAAGCTCGTCCATAGGACTCCCACCCACTCAGCAGTTTGGTTCAGCTCCAGCCATGTGGCCTAAAGAGAGCTACTGCACGTTATCTATGGTCTAGCCTTGCTTCCTCTCATTACGTGGGTTCTAACGGACATGTATTTATACCTCACCACGGAGAGAATAGAATAGGCCTTGGCCTATGGCCGTCTGGGCCCAGTGAACAGGAGAGAGCTAAACATAGAAGGTAACGAAACCCTTGTTTCCGCTCTCCGAGAGAGGAGGAGCTATTTTGGGGATTTGTCAGCATAGCCTGAAGCTTGTTGCCCTTGATTTTCTGTCCTTATCTTTGGGCAGCTGGTgggtaaacatgttttttttcactaTGAGGACAATGGTGGATCATAACCGAAAGAGACATCTTAGCTAATGTTCCCTCTTGCAGCTGGGAAAGCTAGGCACAGTTTTACCATCTCACAGTGGAAGCCTTATGGCACAGTGTCCTGCACAAGCCTGGCTGCACAGTAGCAGTGTATTGATATCAGCTCTAAGCAGACGTATCAGCCATGAAGCACACAGTGTAATCCTGGTGAGCACAATATCATTGTGTTCCAGGGCGACCCTGGTGTGCACATTGCTAAGGCCTGGCAGGCCGACTGACCGTGGGCCTCCCGCTGTGAAAGCTTGGCAGttacagtgtcagtgtgttggaatGTGCTGATGtgggggatgaggggaggggCGGGGCGGGGCAGTGTCGATCCAATCTCTGCACTGTTGGCAGTCCCCCCCCGCACAGCCACCTCGGTTAGACCGAGCCACTCACTCACCTATTCAGCAGTGCAGTGGACCGTGCCAACCATGGCATCTAATCTACTGGCTACTACCAACCAGTGCACCCTCATGGTATTATAACACTGTTGTTACACAAGTTATTCaacttttgtgtttgttttgttattttcctaTAGAGGTCTACACTGTTATTATTGTATTAGTAGTGTTCTCTGTTGAGTACGTGTAACACGTTGAGTGTCCTGTAGATGTAAAACATTGTCTCAAGattcctcccccttccccccaGATACATTGAGTGAAAAATATGA containing:
- the LOC111956294 gene encoding guanine nucleotide-binding protein G(I)/G(S)/G(O) subunit gamma-12-like, which codes for MSSTMPSSNNIAQARRTVQQLMIEASIERIKVSKASADLMHYCGEHAKYDPLLMGIPASENPFKDKKPCAIL